The Mycolicibacterium mageritense genome contains a region encoding:
- the guaA gene encoding glutamine-hydrolyzing GMP synthase: protein MAASPRPVLVIDFGAQYAQLIARRVREARVYSEVVPHTASVEEIKAKDPQAIVLSGGPASVYADGAPQLDAGLFDLDVPVFGICYGFQAMAQVLGGTVEHTGTSEYGRTELKVSGGDLHADLPENQPVWMSHGDAVTAAPEGFNVIASSAGAPVAGFENRARRLAGVQYHPEVLHSPHGQQVLSRFLHEFAGIGATWTAANIAEQLIEGVRAQIGDGRAICALSGGVDSAVAAALVQRAIGDRLTCVFVDHGLLRAGERAQVERDFVAATGARLVTLDAADRFLEALTGVTNPEGKRKIIGREFIRAFERVVRDTLGDSDGEIEYLVQGTLYPDVVESGGGTGTANIKSHHNVGGLPDDLKFKLVEPLRLLFKDEVRAVGRELGLPEEIVGRQPFPGPGLGIRIVGEVTAKRLDTLRRADAIAREELTAAGLDNQIWQCPVVLLGDVRSVGVQGDGRTYGHPIVLRPVSSEDAMTADWTRVPYEVLERISTRITNEVPEVNRVVIDITSKPPGTIEWE, encoded by the coding sequence GTGGCTGCATCTCCCCGCCCCGTCCTCGTCATCGACTTCGGCGCCCAGTACGCGCAACTGATCGCGCGCAGGGTCCGCGAGGCGCGGGTGTATTCCGAGGTCGTCCCGCACACCGCCAGCGTCGAAGAGATCAAGGCCAAGGATCCGCAGGCCATCGTGTTGTCCGGCGGGCCGGCCAGCGTGTACGCCGACGGCGCGCCGCAACTCGACGCCGGGCTGTTCGACCTCGACGTGCCGGTGTTCGGTATCTGCTACGGCTTCCAGGCCATGGCCCAGGTGCTCGGCGGCACCGTGGAACACACCGGCACCAGCGAATACGGCCGGACCGAGCTCAAGGTTTCCGGTGGTGACCTGCACGCCGACCTGCCGGAGAACCAACCGGTGTGGATGAGCCACGGCGACGCGGTCACCGCGGCGCCGGAAGGGTTCAACGTGATCGCGTCGAGCGCCGGGGCCCCGGTCGCAGGCTTCGAGAACCGGGCGCGCCGCCTGGCGGGTGTGCAGTACCACCCCGAGGTGCTGCATTCCCCGCACGGTCAGCAGGTGCTCAGCCGCTTCCTGCACGAATTCGCGGGCATCGGCGCCACGTGGACCGCCGCCAACATCGCCGAGCAACTGATCGAAGGCGTACGGGCCCAGATCGGCGACGGCCGAGCCATCTGTGCGCTGTCCGGCGGTGTCGATTCCGCGGTGGCCGCCGCACTGGTGCAGCGCGCCATCGGTGACCGGCTGACGTGCGTGTTCGTCGACCACGGTCTGCTGCGGGCGGGGGAGCGCGCGCAGGTCGAGCGTGACTTCGTCGCCGCGACCGGCGCCAGGCTGGTGACCCTCGACGCCGCCGACCGCTTCCTGGAAGCGCTCACCGGCGTGACCAACCCCGAGGGCAAACGCAAGATCATCGGGCGCGAGTTCATCCGGGCGTTCGAGCGGGTGGTTCGCGACACCCTGGGTGACAGCGACGGAGAGATCGAGTACCTGGTGCAGGGCACGCTGTACCCCGATGTCGTCGAGTCCGGTGGCGGGACCGGCACGGCCAACATCAAGAGCCACCACAACGTCGGCGGCCTGCCCGACGATCTCAAGTTCAAGCTCGTCGAACCGCTGCGACTGCTGTTCAAAGACGAGGTGCGCGCGGTGGGCCGCGAACTCGGCCTGCCGGAGGAAATTGTTGGGCGCCAACCGTTCCCGGGACCGGGGCTGGGAATTCGCATCGTCGGCGAGGTGACCGCGAAGCGCTTGGACACGTTGCGCCGGGCCGATGCGATCGCGCGTGAGGAGTTGACCGCCGCCGGGCTGGACAACCAGATCTGGCAGTGCCCCGTGGTGCTGCTCGGCGACGTCCGGTCGGTGGGCGTGCAGGGCGACGGGCGCACCTACGGGCATCCGATCGTGCTGCGGCCGGTGTCCAGCGAGGACGCCATGACCGCGGACTGGACTCGCGTGCCTTACGAAGTGCTGGAACGCATCTCGACCCGGATCACCAACGAGGTACCCGAGGTCAACCGCGTGGTGATCGACATCACCAGCAAGCCGCCGGGCACCATCGAGTGGGAGTAG
- a CDS encoding reductase: MAMDMDRMLAKIKDRQWALADIDWDAPGAETITDEMRPKLKAFMADLCWIENVGARGFAALAKKAPTPTIAEIYRYFHAEEQRHANAELALMKRWGMLEDGEMPEPNVNIRLAIEWLDTYSDNMSLSVLGTVIPMLEVALDGALLKFLLEEVDDPICHQVFEKINNDESRHIAVDFEVLNMIGHSSARRLAVEFVGNVASPGVIIGALMYVPLLNRMRNNIVDMGLQPEKLYKAMMRFKELGGRAEYTWRVPAYQLLKLHGRMVTNPRHPYHWIANPMVWASDRYPKALLRPIPSWFKELTHEPAA, from the coding sequence ATGGCCATGGACATGGACCGCATGCTGGCGAAGATCAAAGACCGGCAGTGGGCTTTGGCAGACATCGACTGGGACGCCCCGGGCGCGGAGACCATCACCGACGAGATGCGGCCCAAGCTCAAGGCCTTCATGGCCGACCTGTGTTGGATCGAGAACGTCGGCGCGCGTGGCTTCGCGGCGCTGGCCAAGAAGGCACCGACCCCGACCATCGCCGAGATCTACCGCTACTTCCACGCCGAGGAGCAGCGCCATGCCAACGCCGAACTGGCGCTGATGAAGCGGTGGGGCATGCTCGAAGACGGTGAGATGCCCGAACCCAACGTCAACATCCGGCTCGCCATCGAATGGCTGGACACCTACTCCGACAACATGTCGCTGTCGGTGCTCGGCACCGTCATCCCGATGCTCGAGGTCGCGCTCGATGGCGCCCTGCTCAAGTTCCTGCTCGAAGAGGTCGACGACCCCATCTGTCACCAGGTCTTCGAGAAGATCAACAACGACGAGTCCCGGCACATCGCAGTCGATTTCGAGGTGCTGAACATGATCGGGCATTCCAGCGCACGGCGGCTGGCGGTCGAGTTCGTCGGAAACGTGGCGTCCCCCGGAGTCATCATCGGCGCGCTCATGTACGTCCCGCTGCTCAATCGGATGCGCAACAACATCGTCGACATGGGCCTGCAGCCCGAGAAGCTCTACAAGGCGATGATGCGGTTCAAGGAGTTGGGCGGGAGGGCCGAATACACCTGGCGCGTACCGGCGTATCAGCTGCTCAAGCTGCATGGCCGCATGGTCACCAACCCTCGCCATCCCTACCACTGGATCGCGAACCCCATGGTGTGGGCATCGGACCGCTATCCCAAGGCGCTGCTGCGGCCGATCCCGAGCTGGTTCAAAGAGCTGACCCACGAGCCGGCGGCCTGA
- a CDS encoding SDR family NAD(P)-dependent oxidoreductase, with amino-acid sequence MNLFGSGRKRSRHADAVVTGAGSGIGAAFARELATRGGRVVCSDIDEAAARATADAIVADGGQATALRCDVSRIDEVSRLAEAAQTWFDGPPSLVVNNAGVGAGGQPIGEVSLDDWNWVLAINLWGPIHGCHVFTPILRAADTDQPRGIINVASAAAFGAAPGMAAYNVSKAGVLSLSETLSAELSGTDINVTVLCPTFVKTNIVESGRITAQSTQLADRLMRWTGFSPERVARMCLDTNDRGGLYCMPQPDARIGWGIKRLTPTIYTRAVGLTTRVTSHEEVS; translated from the coding sequence ATGAACCTCTTCGGATCGGGCCGCAAGCGCAGCAGGCATGCCGACGCCGTCGTCACCGGCGCGGGCAGCGGGATCGGCGCGGCATTCGCCCGCGAGCTGGCCACCCGCGGCGGCCGTGTGGTCTGCAGCGACATCGACGAGGCCGCGGCCCGGGCCACCGCCGACGCCATCGTCGCCGACGGCGGCCAGGCCACGGCGCTGCGCTGTGATGTCTCCCGGATCGATGAGGTCAGCCGCCTCGCCGAGGCCGCCCAGACCTGGTTCGACGGGCCACCGTCGCTGGTCGTCAACAACGCGGGTGTCGGAGCGGGTGGGCAGCCGATCGGCGAGGTCAGCCTCGACGACTGGAACTGGGTGCTCGCCATCAACCTGTGGGGGCCGATTCACGGCTGTCATGTGTTCACCCCGATCCTGCGTGCGGCGGACACGGACCAACCGCGCGGCATCATCAACGTCGCGTCGGCGGCGGCGTTCGGCGCGGCCCCGGGAATGGCCGCGTACAACGTGAGCAAGGCCGGCGTGCTGTCACTGTCGGAAACCCTGTCCGCCGAGCTGTCCGGCACCGACATCAACGTCACGGTGTTGTGCCCGACGTTCGTCAAGACCAACATCGTCGAATCCGGCCGGATCACAGCGCAATCCACTCAGCTGGCCGACCGGCTCATGCGCTGGACCGGCTTCTCCCCCGAACGCGTCGCCCGGATGTGCCTGGATACCAACGACCGCGGCGGCCTGTACTGCATGCCGCAACCCGATGCCCGGATCGGCTGGGGCATCAAGCGACTCACCCCGACGATCTACACCCGCGCCGTGGGTTTGACGACCCGCGTCACCAGTCACGAGGAGGTTTCGTAA
- a CDS encoding S53 family peptidase yields MTGIRVAPGRVLATLIMVGALLVSDLHTTPGVTAYGPANGSGRITGPYAHLLAASTDLGPSQAGPVQLTVTLSGARRPAGLFDWAARHRLSVRWRLAEHWAIVEGSPVDMATAFGVDIHDYRGKRGQQFYASPQQPQVPEPLRGQLTEVGRILSYTPYRMSLPDLHNLPADVPDRGLTPQALLNTYNLRRLADQGYTGKGTTIVIFAFDGFDQADLDTYATTFGLPRFTPVLVGGQPSAPRGETTMDLQVAHAIAPDARKVVINARPTVQGDGAYEKIGQMLEAADKQFPGAVWSFSIGWGCDKLLTAADLAPVRSALATAHTHGTTAFNASGDLAGFECRGGQDWSSPPGPDDIGLDSVASLPEITNVGGTTLSTTADGGWLAEQAWFDVPLSQGTGGGVSALFDRPEWQRGLTAPDDGGAQKRLTPDIAAVADPFTGVKIVLNGQLLVGGGTSQAAPLWAGIAAVMNQYLTGNGGRALGDLNPSLYRIAGGAPLPAFRDITLGGNAVATAGPGYDLATGLGTPDVSNLVNNLLVQQKANR; encoded by the coding sequence ATGACCGGGATTCGCGTCGCACCGGGGCGGGTGTTGGCGACGCTGATCATGGTCGGCGCGCTGCTGGTTTCCGACCTGCACACCACGCCGGGAGTTACGGCGTACGGGCCTGCCAACGGCTCCGGCCGGATAACTGGCCCGTACGCCCACTTACTCGCTGCCTCAACTGATCTCGGGCCGTCACAGGCCGGCCCGGTTCAGCTCACCGTGACACTGAGCGGCGCACGGCGACCGGCCGGGTTGTTCGATTGGGCTGCCCGGCACCGGTTGTCGGTGCGGTGGCGCCTTGCCGAGCACTGGGCGATCGTCGAAGGCTCCCCCGTCGACATGGCGACCGCGTTCGGCGTCGACATCCACGACTACCGGGGTAAACGCGGTCAGCAGTTCTATGCGTCGCCGCAACAGCCTCAGGTGCCCGAGCCGCTGCGCGGTCAGCTCACCGAGGTCGGCCGGATCCTCAGCTACACGCCGTACCGGATGTCGTTGCCCGACCTACACAACCTGCCTGCCGACGTACCGGACCGCGGGCTCACCCCACAGGCCCTGCTCAACACCTACAACCTGCGCAGGCTCGCCGATCAGGGCTACACCGGCAAGGGCACCACGATCGTGATCTTCGCGTTCGACGGTTTCGACCAGGCCGATCTGGACACCTACGCCACCACGTTCGGCCTGCCGCGGTTCACCCCGGTACTGGTCGGCGGGCAACCGAGCGCGCCACGCGGCGAGACCACCATGGATCTTCAGGTCGCCCACGCCATCGCGCCTGACGCCCGCAAAGTGGTGATCAACGCCAGGCCCACAGTCCAGGGGGACGGGGCGTACGAGAAGATCGGGCAGATGCTCGAAGCCGCGGACAAACAGTTCCCGGGTGCGGTGTGGAGCTTCTCGATCGGCTGGGGCTGTGACAAGTTGCTCACCGCGGCGGACCTCGCACCCGTCCGCTCGGCGCTGGCCACCGCACACACCCACGGCACCACGGCGTTCAACGCCAGCGGAGACCTTGCGGGCTTCGAATGCCGAGGCGGACAAGACTGGTCGTCGCCACCCGGACCTGACGACATCGGCCTGGATTCGGTTGCCTCGCTTCCCGAGATCACCAATGTCGGTGGCACCACGCTGTCCACCACCGCCGACGGTGGCTGGCTTGCCGAACAGGCCTGGTTCGATGTCCCGCTGTCACAGGGCACGGGTGGCGGGGTCTCGGCCCTGTTCGACCGGCCCGAGTGGCAACGCGGGCTGACCGCCCCCGACGACGGCGGCGCCCAGAAGCGGCTCACCCCGGACATCGCTGCCGTCGCCGATCCGTTCACCGGCGTGAAAATCGTGCTGAACGGCCAACTTCTGGTCGGTGGCGGCACGTCGCAGGCGGCGCCGCTGTGGGCCGGTATCGCCGCGGTGATGAACCAGTACCTCACCGGCAACGGTGGCCGCGCCCTGGGCGATCTTAACCCGTCGCTGTACCGGATCGCCGGCGGGGCACCGCTTCCGGCGTTCCGGGACATCACGCTCGGCGGCAACGCGGTGGCCACGGCCGGCCCCGGCTACGACCTGGCGACCGGGCTCGGTACGCCTGACGTGAGCAACCTCGTCAACAACCTTCTCGTCCAACAGAAGGCGAATCGATGA
- a CDS encoding alpha/beta hydrolase, which yields MSGTQHPPRRGSLRSRSASTASSLTLRQISGALPPETAWGLWASRRLIARIMATFGPSLAGTRVEPVDVRMADGRRVVGEWVRGPGVVEGERAIYYLHGSGFALCSPQTHRRLTAWLSRLTGLPVFCVDYRLAPEHRFPAAANDVRAGWDWLCTERGLHPDHIVMAGDSAGGHLAVDLLLQPEVPHPAGLVLFSPLIDLSFALARARESLRPDPAIRVADAARLVGLYCGRIDPGHPRLALDVANGRHLPRTLIQAGGAEMLLADARALDADIRAAGGYSELQVWPDQVHVFQALPRLSPEATPAMQQAAGFITESLRCNAVKVAG from the coding sequence ATGTCTGGAACCCAGCACCCGCCGCGCCGCGGCTCATTGCGCTCCCGTAGCGCCTCGACGGCCAGCAGCCTCACCTTGCGGCAGATCAGCGGCGCACTACCACCAGAAACCGCGTGGGGACTGTGGGCGTCACGCCGGCTGATCGCGCGGATCATGGCCACCTTCGGACCATCGCTCGCGGGCACCCGGGTCGAACCGGTCGATGTGCGCATGGCCGACGGCCGGCGCGTGGTCGGCGAATGGGTGCGCGGGCCCGGCGTCGTGGAAGGTGAACGCGCCATCTACTACCTGCACGGCAGCGGATTCGCGCTGTGCTCACCCCAGACGCACCGACGGCTCACCGCATGGCTGTCGCGGCTCACGGGCCTGCCGGTGTTCTGTGTCGACTACCGGCTGGCTCCCGAGCACCGGTTCCCCGCCGCCGCCAACGACGTTCGCGCCGGATGGGACTGGCTCTGCACCGAACGCGGGCTGCATCCCGATCACATCGTGATGGCAGGCGACTCGGCGGGCGGTCACCTGGCGGTCGACCTGCTCCTGCAACCCGAGGTTCCGCACCCGGCCGGGCTCGTGTTGTTCTCACCGCTGATCGATCTGTCGTTCGCGCTGGCCCGCGCCAGGGAGAGCCTGCGCCCCGATCCGGCGATCCGGGTCGCCGACGCCGCTCGCCTGGTCGGGTTGTATTGCGGCCGAATCGATCCCGGCCATCCCCGGCTTGCCCTCGACGTGGCGAACGGACGGCACCTGCCGCGGACCCTGATCCAGGCCGGTGGCGCCGAGATGCTGCTCGCCGACGCCCGAGCCCTCGACGCAGACATCCGCGCCGCCGGCGGCTACTCCGAACTGCAGGTGTGGCCCGATCAGGTGCATGTCTTCCAGGCCCTGCCGCGGCTCAGCCCGGAAGCCACCCCCGCGATGCAACAGGCCGCCGGATTCATCACTGAGTCCCTGCGCTGCAACGCCGTCAAGGTGGCCGGATGA
- a CDS encoding MerR family transcriptional regulator — MAAKQPRPPAGAISTILTGLRRAPRQIRRGSRDVIETAVSQLFDAAVQPHGAAASGEYRIEELARLADTTTRNIRVYRDRGLLHPPLRVGRIALFNDTHLTRLRLITSMLDRGYNIAHVHEMLSAWEQGKDIADVLGLEDAIAGNWATEKPERMPLADAKRLIDDDTAFDRLVGNGVLKLDGDQAIIVRPKLIEAFNEIRQYGVPVGKLIDVHEQVVPLLDQISSILVRAGVDQVSDRIKPGESLPADTEVAELITMLIRFRTQAVSAVSATLAASIESTIESVVSQMLTEYVEKAATNPAE, encoded by the coding sequence ATGGCGGCCAAGCAGCCCCGGCCGCCGGCGGGCGCCATCTCGACCATCCTCACCGGCCTGCGCCGGGCCCCCCGGCAGATCCGGCGCGGATCGCGCGACGTCATCGAGACTGCGGTGTCCCAGCTGTTCGACGCCGCCGTCCAGCCGCACGGCGCGGCCGCTTCCGGCGAATACCGCATCGAGGAACTCGCCCGGCTGGCCGACACCACCACACGCAACATCCGGGTGTACCGCGACCGGGGCCTGCTGCATCCGCCATTACGCGTCGGCCGGATCGCGCTGTTCAACGACACCCACCTGACCCGGCTGCGGCTGATCACCTCGATGCTGGACCGGGGTTACAACATCGCGCACGTCCACGAGATGCTGTCAGCGTGGGAGCAGGGCAAGGACATCGCCGATGTGCTGGGCCTTGAGGACGCCATCGCGGGCAACTGGGCGACCGAGAAACCCGAGCGCATGCCGCTGGCCGACGCCAAACGGCTGATCGACGACGACACGGCATTCGACAGGCTCGTCGGCAACGGCGTGCTCAAGCTCGACGGCGACCAGGCAATCATCGTGCGGCCCAAGCTGATCGAGGCGTTCAACGAGATCCGGCAGTACGGCGTGCCGGTCGGCAAGTTGATCGACGTGCACGAGCAGGTGGTACCGCTGCTCGATCAGATCAGCTCGATCCTGGTGCGGGCGGGCGTGGACCAGGTGTCCGATCGGATCAAGCCCGGCGAATCACTGCCGGCCGATACCGAAGTCGCCGAACTGATCACGATGCTCATCCGGTTCCGCACCCAGGCCGTGTCCGCGGTCAGTGCCACGCTGGCCGCGTCGATCGAGTCGACCATCGAATCGGTGGTCAGTCAGATGCTGACCGAGTACGTCGAGAAGGCCGCCACCAACCCCGCCGAGTGA
- a CDS encoding zinc ribbon domain protein, with the protein MTETPEEDVPTTECRVCKIDVPDGKYCGYCGVHLEKEPGDGPEWLRLSASCVAPEEHLLRPSITSSLFPHLSQRSRTPFRIAMLVLVAGLVACALLRLPAALIAVAALGLPLLFVIYLYESDAFRDLHRANLVLTILLGVGLGVGWVFLTGQIMAKSYGVPLGAGITGFRIMRNGLGIPLGGAVLMLVPAVVVRLLRPSSRESLDGFMIGALGATAFTAAATLTRLAPQLTTGMVAHSRPMSGLLVEAGIRGVAAPLTAAAVGGLIGAALWFTRPATKADKHVGYVRLALFSFAFGVLAVYAALGLVDVARVPQWVQLAVHLTIALVAVLLLRIGLHLALLHEAQDEVASDQPILCPRCGNVVPDMAFCALCGAATHASSRSSRSERREHRPVRDPGSDTV; encoded by the coding sequence ATGACCGAGACACCCGAAGAAGACGTCCCCACCACCGAATGCCGGGTCTGCAAGATCGACGTGCCCGACGGCAAGTACTGCGGCTACTGCGGCGTGCACCTCGAAAAGGAGCCGGGCGACGGCCCAGAATGGTTGCGGCTCAGCGCATCCTGCGTCGCTCCCGAAGAGCACCTGCTGCGCCCGTCGATCACCAGTTCGCTCTTCCCGCACCTGTCGCAGCGGTCTCGCACGCCGTTCCGGATCGCGATGCTGGTGCTGGTGGCCGGCCTGGTGGCCTGCGCCCTGCTGCGACTGCCCGCGGCCCTGATCGCGGTGGCAGCACTTGGGTTACCCCTGCTGTTCGTGATCTATCTCTACGAGTCCGACGCCTTCCGCGATCTGCACCGCGCCAATCTGGTGCTGACCATACTGCTCGGGGTCGGACTCGGCGTCGGATGGGTTTTCCTCACCGGCCAGATCATGGCCAAGTCCTATGGCGTCCCCCTCGGTGCGGGCATCACGGGGTTCCGGATCATGCGCAACGGCCTGGGAATACCGCTGGGCGGCGCGGTCCTGATGCTGGTGCCCGCCGTGGTGGTCAGGCTGCTGCGCCCGTCGAGCCGGGAGTCGTTGGACGGCTTCATGATCGGAGCTCTCGGTGCGACGGCCTTCACCGCGGCCGCGACCCTGACCCGGCTGGCGCCACAGCTCACCACCGGCATGGTGGCCCACAGCCGTCCGATGTCGGGCCTGCTGGTCGAGGCCGGTATCCGCGGCGTGGCAGCCCCGCTGACCGCCGCGGCCGTCGGCGGGCTGATCGGTGCCGCGCTGTGGTTCACGCGGCCCGCGACCAAGGCCGACAAACATGTGGGTTACGTTCGGCTGGCCCTGTTCTCGTTCGCGTTCGGCGTGCTCGCCGTGTACGCCGCGCTCGGACTCGTCGATGTCGCACGCGTCCCACAGTGGGTGCAGCTCGCGGTGCACCTGACGATCGCATTGGTCGCGGTGCTCCTGCTGCGCATCGGACTGCATCTCGCGCTGCTGCACGAGGCCCAGGACGAAGTCGCCTCCGACCAACCGATCCTCTGCCCGCGGTGCGGAAACGTCGTGCCTGACATGGCATTCTGCGCGCTGTGCGGCGCGGCCACGCACGCCTCGTCGCGATCTTCACGATCCGAGCGCCGCGAGCACCGACCGGTGCGCGACCCGGGGTCGGACACCGTATGA
- a CDS encoding flavin-containing monooxygenase yields MHIYDTLIVGAGFTGIGTAIKLLDAGVDDFVILDRSDRVGGTWRDNTYPGAACDIPSLLYSFSFVKNPDWSRAYSPADEIRRHIEDMVDTFDLRRRIQFGVEVNGLSFDEADGVWTVKTTGRKRFQARTVVLASGPLPDHKWPDIRGLDTYEGHKIHSANWDHDYDFTGKRVAVIGTGASAVQIIPELVKTAGFVKVFQRTPGWVIPRLDIATPPAARALFAKVPAAQQLARQILFWGHEASATAMVWDTPLTGLVARLGKAHLRRQVSDPWLRRQLTPDFTPGCKRMLVSSDYYPALQRDNCKLIDWPIATISPVGIRTSDGIEHHLDAIVFATGFDVHLTGPPYPVTGLGGRSLADEWKGGAQAYKSINANGYPNLFLMTGPNSGPGHNSLLVYVEGQIDYAVTGITTILRNNLRYLDVRAEVQQRYNERLQRRLTKTTWMSGCSSWYLTADGFNASMYPGFATQYLRQMRDFRFGDYDAAARDAQVAISSSA; encoded by the coding sequence ATGCACATCTACGACACCCTGATCGTCGGCGCAGGCTTCACCGGCATCGGCACCGCCATCAAGCTCCTCGACGCCGGCGTCGACGACTTCGTCATCCTCGACCGCTCTGACCGCGTCGGCGGAACCTGGCGGGACAACACCTATCCCGGTGCGGCATGCGATATCCCGTCGCTGCTGTACTCGTTCTCGTTCGTCAAGAACCCGGACTGGTCGCGGGCTTACTCCCCCGCCGACGAGATCCGCAGGCACATCGAGGACATGGTCGACACCTTCGACCTGCGCCGGCGGATCCAGTTCGGTGTCGAGGTCAACGGGCTGTCGTTCGACGAGGCCGACGGAGTGTGGACCGTGAAAACCACCGGCCGCAAGCGATTTCAGGCCCGCACCGTGGTGCTGGCCTCCGGTCCCCTGCCGGACCACAAGTGGCCCGACATCCGCGGACTCGACACCTACGAAGGCCACAAGATCCACAGTGCGAACTGGGATCACGATTACGACTTCACCGGCAAGCGCGTGGCGGTGATCGGCACGGGTGCCAGCGCCGTCCAGATCATCCCGGAGCTGGTGAAGACCGCGGGCTTCGTCAAGGTGTTCCAGCGCACGCCGGGCTGGGTGATCCCGCGGCTGGACATCGCCACGCCACCGGCGGCACGCGCGCTGTTCGCGAAAGTTCCTGCCGCGCAACAGCTCGCCCGCCAGATCCTGTTCTGGGGCCACGAGGCCAGCGCGACGGCCATGGTGTGGGACACGCCGCTGACGGGACTGGTGGCCCGGCTCGGCAAGGCCCATCTGCGCCGGCAGGTTTCCGACCCGTGGCTGCGCAGGCAGCTCACCCCGGATTTCACGCCGGGCTGCAAACGCATGCTGGTATCGAGTGACTACTACCCGGCGCTGCAGCGCGACAACTGCAAGCTCATCGATTGGCCGATCGCCACGATCAGTCCCGTCGGCATCCGCACCAGTGACGGCATCGAACACCACCTCGACGCGATCGTGTTCGCGACGGGTTTCGACGTGCACCTCACCGGTCCGCCGTACCCGGTCACGGGTCTGGGCGGCCGCTCGCTGGCCGACGAATGGAAGGGCGGAGCCCAGGCGTACAAGAGCATCAACGCCAACGGGTACCCGAACCTCTTCCTGATGACGGGGCCCAACTCAGGCCCGGGCCACAATTCGCTGCTGGTCTACGTCGAAGGCCAGATCGACTACGCCGTCACCGGGATCACCACGATCCTGCGCAACAACCTGCGTTACCTGGACGTACGCGCCGAGGTGCAGCAGCGCTACAACGAACGGCTGCAGCGGCGGCTCACGAAGACCACGTGGATGAGCGGTTGCAGTAGTTGGTATCTGACGGCCGACGGATTCAACGCGTCGATGTACCCGGGATTCGCGACCCAGTATCTTCGACAGATGCGGGATTTCCGGTTCGGCGACTACGACGCAGCAGCACGCGACGCTCAGGTCGCGATCAGCTCCTCGGCCTGA
- a CDS encoding beta-phosphoglucomutase family hydrolase: MLGLPEQITACLFDLDGVLTDTASVHKKAWKTMFDDYLQRRADGGGEAFVPFDIRADYLQYVDGKRREDGVRAFLASRGITLPEGGPDDPADAETVHGLGNRKNAMFHKTLTEEGVDVFEGSRRYLEAAAAAGLRRAVVSSSANTREVLEVTGLAPLVECRVDGVTMRDEHLPGKPAPDSFLRAAELLGVEPAHAAVFEDALSGVAAGHAGNFGVVVGVDRVGQTEQLRRDGADVVVTDLAELLPQS; this comes from the coding sequence GTGCTCGGACTGCCTGAGCAGATCACGGCCTGCCTGTTCGACCTCGATGGTGTGCTCACCGACACGGCCAGTGTGCACAAGAAGGCCTGGAAGACGATGTTCGACGACTACCTGCAGCGCAGGGCAGATGGCGGTGGCGAAGCATTCGTGCCGTTCGACATCAGAGCCGACTACCTGCAGTACGTCGACGGCAAGCGCCGCGAGGACGGGGTGCGGGCCTTCCTGGCCAGCCGGGGCATAACGCTGCCCGAGGGCGGACCGGACGACCCGGCCGACGCCGAAACCGTGCACGGGCTGGGAAACCGCAAGAACGCCATGTTCCACAAGACCCTGACCGAGGAGGGCGTCGACGTGTTCGAAGGGTCGCGACGATATCTGGAGGCAGCTGCCGCGGCAGGCCTGCGTCGCGCAGTGGTGTCGTCCAGCGCCAACACCCGTGAAGTGCTGGAGGTGACCGGCCTGGCGCCGCTCGTCGAATGCCGCGTCGACGGTGTGACCATGCGCGACGAGCACCTTCCCGGCAAGCCCGCACCCGACAGCTTTCTGCGCGCCGCCGAACTGCTCGGCGTCGAACCTGCTCACGCCGCGGTCTTCGAGGACGCACTGTCCGGGGTCGCCGCGGGCCATGCCGGGAACTTCGGCGTGGTGGTCGGGGTCGACCGCGTCGGGCAGACCGAGCAGTTGCGTCGGGACGGCGCCGACGTCGTCGTCACCGACCTGGCCGAATTGCTGCCGCAATCATGA